Genomic window (Candidatus Eisenbacteria bacterium):
CGGGGATCGATCAGCTTGAAGTACCCGGAGAGATCCAGGTCCTTCGACAGGACGCGCGCGAACGTCTTGCCGAGCGATCCGTCGTTGTCACCGCCGAGGTTCTTGAGCGGGACGACGGCGATCGGGAACGACTGGCTTCCCGGGCCGACGATCGTTCCCGTGACGACGGCGTCCGCCCGCGTCGCCGCGGCGCCGATCGCCATCGCCATCATCCACGCCACGAGCCGTGCAGTGGTCATCCCTGGCCTTGCCCTCCTCCCTCTTCTTCGGATTTGAACTCGATCACGAACTCCCGGAAGTCGTTTACATAGCGGGCGGGGGGCGGCGGAAGCGGGTTCGATCGCTGCACCGCGCGCTGCACCGACGCGTCGTACGCCGCATCGCCGGAGGCCTGCTCGAGCTTGACGCCACTCACCTCGCCGTTGGCTCCGATCTGGAAGCGCACCTTCGCGACCAGGCCCGGGCGCGTGACGACGTTCACCCATGCCGCCTTCACGGTCGAGACGACGCGCTGCTGATAGGCGAGGAACTCGAGGCCCACGACCTGCCCGCCGCCACCCGGCCCGTAGCCGGGCGTGCCGATCGGCCCGCCGCTGGTGTCGGTGCCGCCGAGCCCGCCGCCACCGCCGCTCGCGCCCTTGGCGCGCCACTTCTCCGCCGCGGCCGCGTACGCGTCGCCGCCGTCGGCGGCCGTCGCGTCCGCCTTTCCGTTCGGCTTCCCCGCCGGCTTGGCGTCGGCCGGCTTCGCGTCAGCCGGCTTCGCGTCGGCCGGCTTCGGCGCGCTCGCCGTTTGCGGCTTCGCCGGCGCCGGCTTCGGCGGCTCTGGCTTCGCGGCGTCCGCCTTCGGCTCGGGCTTGGGCTCCGGCGGCTTCGCTTCGGGCTTCGGCGGTGGCGGCTTCTCGACCGACGGCAGCTTCACCTCCGGCTCGGGCGGCTTCGGAGGCTCGGGGGCCTTCTGCGGTTCGGGCGGCTTCGGCGGCTCCGGCGCCTTGGCCTCGCTCGGAGGCGGCGCCACCGGCTCGGGCTTGGCGACCGGCTCGCCCTGCCGCGCCTGGGTGTCGCCGCTCGCGGCGGGACCGGGTCGCGGTCCGATCGGCTGGTCGGGACGTCCCACCGGCAGCTTGCCACCGAGCGAGCTCGGATCGGTCAGCTCCACCGTGTACGCGACGATCGGCAGCGGCGCG
Coding sequences:
- a CDS encoding cell envelope integrity protein TolA; this translates as MPRAVLMRGTPDWDPQFTRMVGVSAAAHAALLVLVLFVLPFITPAPLPIVAYTVELTDPSSLGGKLPVGRPDQPIGPRPGPAASGDTQARQGEPVAKPEPVAPPPSEAKAPEPPKPPEPQKAPEPPKPPEPEVKLPSVEKPPPPKPEAKPPEPKPEPKADAAKPEPPKPAPAKPQTASAPKPADAKPADAKPADAKPAGKPNGKADATAADGGDAYAAAAEKWRAKGASGGGGGLGGTDTSGGPIGTPGYGPGGGGQVVGLEFLAYQQRVVSTVKAAWVNVVTRPGLVAKVRFQIGANGEVSGVKLEQASGDAAYDASVQRAVQRSNPLPPPPARYVNDFREFVIEFKSEEEGGGQGQG